A stretch of the Acyrthosiphon pisum isolate AL4f chromosome A2, pea_aphid_22Mar2018_4r6ur, whole genome shotgun sequence genome encodes the following:
- the LOC100164759 gene encoding scaffold attachment factor B1 isoform X1 yields the protein MLTLNSKSPTVEKKLSPVIEKNEINTVSTSDKKKVTPSKTIKTNVAGKRPGPKSKTCVPQLKIEKMTSNPPNKNDLNSKQADSNDVVANSKDSKILLLDASNADITDIVEAESKKIDTNTAQQSEAGIVDLIPTHKNKTIIKTDSSTSTKENNKDSITSIQTDNVIVKTECNDIKQTTYLDSFDTGVKCKVLEEECTINPNRLDEEKNKNIISRVKEVTPDPKEEEDNIQDEELDHEIYEELDPEVDGDKINESSDSFNQTHNTVKSVQEYNKDDNNEDSINLTIGEDDIKLFADEEDTNIEKEDEVIENHTKEVTSTIKQRESCHLVTASSRSTTGLVKSRRSATEKRLSVGDKPRSTRKEDKDTSNAKPIINVSVPKDEKKEVEKQVKDKVEAGNKQSNSSMAQQISNDTSKKNNSSFVRNIWVSGLSSITKATDLKQLFSKYGKVVGAKVVTNAKTPGARCYGFVTLSSAEDANRSIENLHKTELHGRVISVERAKRDNGYQVTAKSSDSFKVNENSENDQKTKNNEEKKDKREEKR from the exons atgttaaccTTGAATTCTAAGTCTCCAACTGTTGAAAAAAAGTTATCTcctgttattgaaaaaaatgaaattaatacagTGTCTACttctgacaaaaaaaaagttactccATCAAAAACAATTAAGACGAACGTTGCTGGCAAAAGACCGGGCCCAAAGTCTA aaaCATGTGTGCCacagttaaaaattgaaaaaatgactTCAAATCCACCAAACAAAAATGATCTAAATTCAAAACAAGCAGATAGTAATGATGTTGTTGCTAATTCCAaggattcaaaaatattgttattagatGCAAGTAATGCTGATATAACTGATATTGTTGAAGCAGAATCCAAGAAAATTGATACTAATACAGCTCAACAAAGTGAGGCTGGAATTGTAGATTTAATTCcaactcataaaaataaaactattattaaaacagaTTCTAGTACTAGTacaaaagaaaataacaaaGACAGTATAACTTCCATACAAACTGATAATGTTATAGTAAAAACAGAATgtaatgatataaaacaaactaCATACTTAGATAGTTTTGATACTGGTGTTAAATGTAAAGTCTTAGAAGAAGAATGTACTATAAATCCCAATCGTTtagatgaagaaaaaaataagaatattattagtagAGTAAAAGAAGTTACACCAGATCCTAAAGAAGAGGAAGATAATATACAAGATGAAGAATTAGATCATGAAATATATGAAGAATTGGATCCTGAAGTTGATGGAGACAAAATAAATGAGAGTAGTGATAGTTTTAATCAAACGCATAATACa GTAAAATCTGTTCAAGAATATAACAAGGATGATAATAATGAAGATTCTATCAACTTGACGATTGGAGaagatgatattaaattatttgctgacgag gAAGATACAAACATTGAAAAAGagg ACGAAGTGATCGAGAACCATACCAAAGAAGTAACTTCAACAATCAAACAGCGTGAATCTTGCCATCTAGTTACTGCTAGTAGCAGATCAACAACTGGATTGGTAAAAAGCCGCCGCAGTGCAACTGAGAAGCGTTTATCTGTTGGGGATAAACCACGGAGCACCCGCAAAGAGGACAAGGACACCAGCAATGCAAAACCCATCATCAATGTCAGTGTGCCCAAAGATGAGAAGAAAGAAGTGGAGAAACAAGTTAAAGATAAAGTGGAAGCAGGCAATAAGCAGAG taaTAGTTCAATGGCTCAACAAATATCAAATGACACAT caaagaaaaacaattcgTCCTTTGTACGCAATATTTGGGTTAGTGGCTTGTCATCAATTACTAAGGCTACTgatttaaaacaacttttttcaaaatatggaAAG gttgTCGGCGCAAAAGTTGTGACAAATGCCAAAACTCCAGGAGCTCGTTGTTATGGTTTTGTTACACTATCCTCAGCAGAAGATGCTAATCGtagtattgaaaatttacacaAGACTGAACTTCATGGACGTGTTATTAGTGTTGAACGA GCTAAACGTGACAATGGTTATCAAGTGACTGCAAAAAGTTCTGATTCATTTAAAGTAAATGAAAATTCTGAAAATgatcaaaaaactaaaaacaatgaGGAAAAGAAAGATAAGCGGGAAGAAAAAAGATAA
- the LOC100164759 gene encoding glutamic acid-rich protein isoform X2, which yields MLTLNSKSPTVEKKLSPVIEKNEINTVSTSDKKKVTPSKTIKTNVAGKRPGPKSKTCVPQLKIEKMTSNPPNKNDLNSKQADSNDVVANSKDSKILLLDASNADITDIVEAESKKIDTNTAQQSEAGIVDLIPTHKNKTIIKTDSSTSTKENNKDSITSIQTDNVIVKTECNDIKQTTYLDSFDTGVKCKVLEEECTINPNRLDEEKNKNIISRVKEVTPDPKEEEDNIQDEELDHEIYEELDPEVDGDKINESSDSFNQTHNTVKSVQEYNKDDNNEDSINLTIGEDDIKLFADEEDTNIEKEDEVIENHTKEVTSTIKQRESCHLVTASSRSTTGLVKSRRSATEKRLSVGDKPRSTRKEDKDTSNAKPIINVSVPKDEKKEVEKQVKDKVEAGNKQSNSSMAQQISNDTCCRRKSCDKCQNSRSSLLWFCYTILSRRC from the exons atgttaaccTTGAATTCTAAGTCTCCAACTGTTGAAAAAAAGTTATCTcctgttattgaaaaaaatgaaattaatacagTGTCTACttctgacaaaaaaaaagttactccATCAAAAACAATTAAGACGAACGTTGCTGGCAAAAGACCGGGCCCAAAGTCTA aaaCATGTGTGCCacagttaaaaattgaaaaaatgactTCAAATCCACCAAACAAAAATGATCTAAATTCAAAACAAGCAGATAGTAATGATGTTGTTGCTAATTCCAaggattcaaaaatattgttattagatGCAAGTAATGCTGATATAACTGATATTGTTGAAGCAGAATCCAAGAAAATTGATACTAATACAGCTCAACAAAGTGAGGCTGGAATTGTAGATTTAATTCcaactcataaaaataaaactattattaaaacagaTTCTAGTACTAGTacaaaagaaaataacaaaGACAGTATAACTTCCATACAAACTGATAATGTTATAGTAAAAACAGAATgtaatgatataaaacaaactaCATACTTAGATAGTTTTGATACTGGTGTTAAATGTAAAGTCTTAGAAGAAGAATGTACTATAAATCCCAATCGTTtagatgaagaaaaaaataagaatattattagtagAGTAAAAGAAGTTACACCAGATCCTAAAGAAGAGGAAGATAATATACAAGATGAAGAATTAGATCATGAAATATATGAAGAATTGGATCCTGAAGTTGATGGAGACAAAATAAATGAGAGTAGTGATAGTTTTAATCAAACGCATAATACa GTAAAATCTGTTCAAGAATATAACAAGGATGATAATAATGAAGATTCTATCAACTTGACGATTGGAGaagatgatattaaattatttgctgacgag gAAGATACAAACATTGAAAAAGagg ACGAAGTGATCGAGAACCATACCAAAGAAGTAACTTCAACAATCAAACAGCGTGAATCTTGCCATCTAGTTACTGCTAGTAGCAGATCAACAACTGGATTGGTAAAAAGCCGCCGCAGTGCAACTGAGAAGCGTTTATCTGTTGGGGATAAACCACGGAGCACCCGCAAAGAGGACAAGGACACCAGCAATGCAAAACCCATCATCAATGTCAGTGTGCCCAAAGATGAGAAGAAAGAAGTGGAGAAACAAGTTAAAGATAAAGTGGAAGCAGGCAATAAGCAGAG taaTAGTTCAATGGCTCAACAAATATCAAATGACACAT gttgTCGGCGCAAAAGTTGTGACAAATGCCAAAACTCCAGGAGCTCGTTGTTATGGTTTTGTTACACTATCCTCAGCAGAAGATGCTAA
- the LOC103308266 gene encoding scaffold attachment factor B2, translated as MIDEHRKDRSVKSKSNERDKERIRELEREREHLEREKRKQQEILNLTKMKTERERLKQKEHERAMREEERKRRIEKERQLEIERKHKEEAIRLERERQKLRIERERIEKEKSELLRLERENQRLERERLQREKEELRRAQEKLEETKRQAILKRAMPPSPPLPSKRHSSSNSSRYEERKEPIRSSRIQPSTDYMNQAPPPPNITSSRHRYEHHSSESRRMRSSHPSPPPPPPPASRPKDSTVNIWYGAQLATDHHYRSRDDRSDRRDESRRKDSSGGSSSRHAHVPYDSNKSSYGMSRNSESNSWSSAAVKNSYGTVGSSSGTNTMEMSSRPDPWSHNTFRDVESSIWQRPSQPLPEKWNSTPSNPSSMPISGRSSSSNALYSNNHQVIPNIGLNMSTNYSDSRFDSYKMSGMSRKY; from the exons ATGAT TGATGAACATAGAAAAGACAGGAGCGTAAAAAGTAAAAGCAATGAACGTGATAAAGAAAGAATCAGAGAATTAGAACGAGAAAGAGAACATTTAGAAAGAGAAAAAAGAAAACAGCAGGAGATATTAAACTTAACTAAAATGAAA aCTGAACGTGAAAGGCTAAAACAAAAAGAACATGAGAGAGCGATGAGGGAAGAAGAACGTAAGAGACGCATAGAAAAAGAACGCCAATTAGAAATTGAAAGAAAACACAAAGAAGAAGCAATTCGCCTAGAAAG agaAAGACAAAAACTTCGAATTGAGCGTGAACGAATTGAAAAGGAAAAATCTGAACTATTGCGTTTAGAGCGTGAAAATCAACGTTTAGAACGAGAAAGATTACAAAGAGAAAAGGAAGAGTTACGTAGAGCACAGGAGAAGTTAGAGGAAACAAAACGCCAAGCAATACTAAAGCGTGCTATGCCCCCATCTCCACCACTTCCTAGTAAAAGACATTCTTCATCAAATTCATCTCGATATGAAGAAAG AAAAGAACCAATTCGTAGTTCTCGTATTCAGCCTAGTACTGATTATATGAACCAAGCACCTCCACCTCCCAACATAACATCATCTAGACATCGCTATGAACACCATTCTTCAGAATCCCGTCGTATGAGGTCATCACACCCATCACCACCCCCTCCTCCACCACCTGCATCAAGACCCAAAGACTCTACTGTGAACATctg GTATGGTGCTCAACTAGCAACAGATCATCATTACAGAAGTCGTGATGATCGATCAGATCGAAGAGATGAATCTCGTAGGAAAGATTCAAGTGGTGGAAGTAGTAGCAGACATGCTCATGTGCCATATGATTCAAACAAAAGTT CCTATGGAATGTCACGCAATAGTGAAAGTAATAGCTGGTCATCAGCCGCAGTAAAGAATTCTTATGGCACAGTTGGCTCAAGCTCTGGAACCAATACTATGGAAATGAGTTCGAGACCAGATCCGTGGTCACATAATACTTTTCGAGATGTGGAATCAAGTATTTGGCAACGTCCAAGTCAACCACTACCCGAgaa GTGGAACAGCACACCAAGCAATCCTTCATCTATGCCAATAAGTGGACGTAGTTCTAGTAGTAACGCTTTGTACAGCAATAACCACCAAGTTATACCAAACATAGGGTTAAACATGTCAACAAACTACAGTGATAGTCGATTTGACAGTTACAAAATGAGTGGCATGTCACGCAAATATTAA